In Treponema primitia ZAS-2, a genomic segment contains:
- a CDS encoding tyrosine recombinase translates to MPRPDLLGHFKSRLLALEHRSLLTAQTYCFEAKRFLEWLETAGLKVETVDSLSISRYLEERRERDGIDSRSTAKAISALRSFFRYIGDEGLRDDNPASILEPPRRSKRLPELLSQEGVENVLAMADPENPRGLRDRAIFELIYSSGLRISEAVSLNIRDLYFPEGIARVRGKGNRERLVPFGGEAARWLKRYLEDGRPKLAKSSRSPALFLGRTGKRFSRKGIWRNYAALAGLAGTSSRVHTLRHSFATELLAGGADLRSVQELLGHVDLATTQIYTHVDMSLLKDSLKRYRPKLKALRSSDKA, encoded by the coding sequence GTGCCGCGGCCTGATTTGTTGGGGCATTTCAAATCCAGGCTCCTTGCTCTGGAACACCGTTCCCTTCTGACCGCCCAGACCTATTGCTTTGAGGCGAAGCGTTTTCTGGAATGGCTGGAAACCGCGGGTCTTAAGGTGGAAACCGTGGATTCCCTTTCGATTTCCCGGTACCTTGAGGAGCGGCGGGAACGGGACGGCATAGATTCCCGTTCCACCGCTAAAGCAATTTCCGCTCTTCGATCCTTCTTCCGGTATATTGGGGATGAAGGATTACGGGATGATAACCCTGCATCCATCCTGGAGCCTCCCCGGAGGAGCAAGCGCCTGCCGGAACTGCTCTCCCAGGAGGGGGTTGAAAACGTTCTTGCCATGGCGGATCCCGAAAATCCCCGGGGCTTAAGGGACAGGGCGATCTTTGAGCTTATCTATTCTTCGGGCCTGCGGATTTCCGAAGCGGTTTCCCTGAATATCAGGGATCTGTACTTTCCCGAGGGCATTGCCCGGGTTCGGGGAAAGGGCAATAGGGAGCGGCTGGTCCCCTTTGGCGGGGAAGCTGCCCGGTGGCTTAAGCGCTATCTGGAGGACGGTCGGCCCAAGTTGGCGAAAAGCAGCCGGAGCCCGGCGCTTTTCCTGGGAAGGACCGGCAAACGGTTTTCCCGAAAGGGGATATGGAGGAACTACGCAGCCCTGGCGGGTCTTGCGGGGACCAGTTCCAGGGTCCATACCCTGCGGCATAGTTTTGCCACGGAACTCCTGGCCGGGGGGGCGGATCTCCGTTCAGTTCAGGAACTTTTGGGGCACGTGGATCTGGCGACCACCCAGATTTACACCCATGTTGATATGTCCTTGCTTAAGGATAGTTTGAAACGGTACCGGCCGAAATTGAAAGCTTTAAGGAGTTCTGATAAAGCATAG
- the rho gene encoding transcription termination factor Rho: MAIIRKSRNSKTANHDELPGFDKDESAQGDFSADQSYDSQGDLHSFEGSEPDRVLQNPGEGDTESGYAQSTQLGQDDYGSERGNGKTIVVRTKPRRTPSSRENPGRFSENGNAWNESAYASPGQGRPRGRRPYGGANQGNFNSSGAQPMQSMGSRENGTEDQVSASQDASPQGAPQGTAPGLPLPAIPKLPSMPDIYGKPEPRLDQDNGKPRLSINELIRLNMIDLRELAACYNISHEDMVALKKQEVIFIILKAHTERGGIIYAYGSLEILPDGYGFLRSPQNSYLPGPDDIYISPSQIRLFALKTGDTVYGQIRSPKESERFFAMLRVETVNYDDPTVAQNRIPFDNLTPLYPNKILDLETTTEGISERVINLFCPIGKGQRALIVAPPRTGKTIMMQKIANAITKNHPEVYLIVLLIDERPEEVTDMERTVRAEVISSTFDEQASRHVQVTEMVLEKAKRLVEHKKDVVILLDSITRLARAYNQTVPMSGKILSGGVDSNALHKPKRFFGAARNIEEGGSLTIISTALIETGSRMDEVIFEEFKGTGNLEINLDRRISDRRLFPAINIKKSGTRKEELLLAEEQLQKIWILRKVINPMDDIEIMELLVDRMKKSKNNEAFLRSMNTGSAGMD; this comes from the coding sequence ATGGCAATTATACGAAAGAGTCGAAATTCCAAAACAGCGAATCACGATGAACTACCGGGTTTTGATAAGGACGAATCAGCCCAGGGGGATTTTTCCGCCGATCAGTCCTATGACTCCCAAGGTGATCTTCATTCCTTTGAAGGTTCAGAGCCGGATAGGGTGCTGCAAAATCCCGGTGAGGGGGATACAGAGTCCGGATATGCCCAGTCAACCCAATTAGGCCAGGATGATTATGGATCTGAACGGGGAAATGGCAAGACCATTGTGGTCCGTACCAAGCCCCGTCGGACCCCCTCTTCCCGGGAAAACCCGGGAAGGTTTTCTGAAAATGGCAATGCCTGGAATGAGAGCGCCTATGCCTCACCGGGCCAGGGCAGACCCCGGGGACGGCGGCCCTATGGGGGGGCTAATCAGGGGAATTTTAACTCCTCCGGGGCCCAACCCATGCAGAGCATGGGGTCCCGGGAGAACGGTACTGAAGACCAGGTTTCTGCGTCCCAGGATGCTTCGCCCCAGGGCGCCCCTCAAGGTACGGCGCCTGGGCTTCCCCTGCCGGCCATACCCAAGCTGCCCTCCATGCCGGATATCTACGGCAAACCGGAACCCCGGCTGGATCAGGATAACGGCAAGCCCCGGCTTTCCATCAACGAGCTTATCCGGCTCAACATGATAGACCTGCGGGAGCTGGCAGCCTGCTACAATATCTCCCACGAGGACATGGTGGCCCTGAAAAAGCAGGAAGTCATCTTTATCATTCTCAAGGCCCACACCGAGCGGGGGGGCATCATCTACGCCTACGGCTCCCTGGAAATACTCCCCGACGGTTACGGCTTCCTCCGCAGCCCCCAGAACTCTTACCTTCCCGGGCCGGACGACATCTACATCAGCCCCAGTCAGATACGGCTCTTTGCCCTGAAAACCGGGGACACGGTCTACGGTCAGATCCGCAGCCCCAAGGAAAGCGAACGCTTCTTTGCCATGCTCAGGGTGGAGACCGTGAACTACGACGACCCCACGGTGGCCCAGAACCGCATCCCCTTTGACAACCTGACCCCCCTGTACCCCAATAAGATACTGGACCTGGAGACCACCACCGAAGGCATCAGCGAGCGGGTGATCAACCTCTTCTGCCCCATTGGGAAAGGCCAGCGGGCCCTGATCGTGGCCCCTCCCCGGACCGGGAAGACCATCATGATGCAGAAGATCGCCAATGCCATCACTAAAAACCACCCCGAGGTCTACCTCATCGTGCTCCTCATTGACGAGCGTCCCGAGGAAGTGACCGACATGGAACGTACGGTCCGGGCTGAGGTTATCTCCTCCACCTTTGACGAACAGGCCAGCCGCCATGTCCAGGTAACCGAAATGGTCCTGGAAAAGGCCAAGCGCCTGGTGGAGCATAAAAAGGACGTGGTCATACTTCTGGACTCAATTACCCGGCTGGCACGGGCCTATAACCAGACCGTGCCCATGTCGGGAAAGATACTCTCAGGGGGCGTGGACTCCAACGCCCTCCACAAGCCCAAGCGCTTTTTCGGGGCCGCCCGGAACATTGAGGAAGGGGGCAGTCTGACCATCATCTCCACCGCCCTGATAGAGACCGGCAGCCGCATGGACGAAGTTATCTTTGAAGAATTCAAGGGCACCGGCAATCTGGAAATCAACCTGGACCGGCGCATTTCCGACCGTAGGCTCTTCCCGGCGATCAATATCAAGAAATCCGGCACCCGGAAGGAGGAACTGCTCCTGGCAGAGGAACAGCTCCAGAAAATATGGATACTCAGGAAGGTTATTAACCCCATGGACGATATCGAGATCATGGAACTCCTGGTTGACAGAATGAAGAAAAGCAAGAATAATGAAGCATTCCTTAGGTCAATGAACACCGGCTCAGCCGGCATGGATTAA
- a CDS encoding MraZ family transcriptional regulator, with amino-acid sequence MVIETGTFESTLDDKGRVSIPAQIREKYARGQLVITQGMQPSVYIMTPTAWELFSGKLMDSETLNEEEYNLIQYQYILPAQVGEIDKSGRVAIPPAIRKYAGLTRDCLVMNAENHLEIWDAEFFYAYLKENRARTQEAMRQMGALRLFKTDEKE; translated from the coding sequence ATGGTAATAGAAACCGGGACATTTGAAAGCACTTTAGATGACAAAGGCCGGGTGAGCATTCCTGCGCAGATACGGGAGAAATATGCCCGGGGCCAGCTTGTCATTACCCAGGGTATGCAGCCCAGTGTCTATATCATGACCCCCACTGCCTGGGAGCTGTTTTCCGGGAAGTTGATGGATTCTGAAACCCTGAATGAGGAAGAGTACAACCTGATCCAGTATCAGTACATTCTTCCCGCCCAGGTGGGAGAAATAGATAAGTCCGGTCGTGTCGCCATACCGCCGGCCATCAGGAAGTATGCTGGTTTGACCAGGGACTGTCTGGTGATGAATGCGGAGAACCATCTTGAAATATGGGACGCCGAATTCTTTTATGCATACTTGAAGGAGAATCGTGCGAGAACCCAGGAAGCTATGCGGCAGATGGGAGCCCTAAGGCTCTTTAAAACGGATGAAAAGGAATAA
- the rpmE gene encoding 50S ribosomal protein L31 produces MKEKIHPKYELTKITCACGNVIETRSTAKDLKVEICSSCHPFFTGKQKLVDTAGRIERFRKKYNIKE; encoded by the coding sequence ATGAAAGAGAAGATACATCCCAAGTATGAGCTGACAAAAATCACCTGCGCCTGCGGGAACGTGATTGAAACCCGTTCTACCGCCAAGGACCTTAAGGTTGAAATCTGCTCTTCCTGCCACCCCTTCTTTACGGGCAAGCAGAAGCTGGTGGACACTGCAGGCCGTATCGAGCGGTTCCGCAAGAAGTACAACATCAAAGAGTAG
- a CDS encoding cell division protein FtsQ/DivIB, with amino-acid sequence MSDGYIFDSALPEDHPVHAKMNKRLKGALVVLAIILAGELIWVLGITPCMPLAVIDISGIPELDRGTVLAQAGIGIHSSYMTVDIRGAELSLGALYQVESARVTRQFPDTVKIALEPRKAVAMALAPVNGLIEPVFFDRFGVVFKIGIDGDKPLERLPIISGLVFENPSLGMKLPSVFQKFLSDLARLNNSDPELLGTLSEIQVNRRPYDGFDLVLYPVHYPVKIRVGNELTQETLRYMLLLIDVFIKQGVAVDEIDFRTGTASYIRKEASLG; translated from the coding sequence ATGTCTGATGGGTATATTTTTGACAGCGCCCTGCCGGAGGATCACCCTGTTCATGCAAAGATGAACAAACGGCTCAAGGGGGCATTGGTAGTCCTTGCAATAATTCTGGCAGGTGAACTTATCTGGGTTTTAGGGATAACTCCCTGTATGCCCTTGGCGGTAATTGATATATCCGGAATTCCTGAACTGGATCGAGGGACGGTGCTGGCCCAGGCGGGAATCGGGATACACAGTTCCTACATGACCGTGGATATCCGTGGCGCCGAGCTTTCCCTGGGCGCCCTATACCAAGTGGAGTCAGCCCGGGTAACCAGGCAGTTTCCCGATACGGTTAAAATAGCCCTGGAGCCCCGTAAGGCAGTGGCCATGGCGTTGGCGCCGGTAAATGGCTTGATAGAGCCGGTGTTTTTTGACAGGTTTGGTGTGGTTTTTAAAATCGGAATTGATGGAGATAAACCGTTAGAAAGACTGCCGATTATTTCAGGGCTGGTGTTTGAGAATCCCTCCCTGGGAATGAAGCTGCCTTCAGTGTTTCAGAAATTTCTTTCCGACCTGGCCCGGTTAAACAATTCCGATCCGGAACTTTTGGGAACCCTTTCAGAAATCCAGGTGAATCGAAGGCCCTATGACGGGTTTGATCTGGTCCTGTATCCGGTACATTATCCGGTAAAGATTCGGGTGGGTAATGAATTAACCCAGGAAACGCTTCGGTATATGCTTCTGCTTATCGATGTATTTATAAAACAGGGGGTGGCGGTGGATGAAATTGATTTCAGAACCGGTACCGCCTCGTATATCAGGAAGGAGGCATCCCTTGGCTAA
- the ftsA gene encoding cell division protein FtsA gives MANDGLVVGLDIGTTSTRAVIGERTEKGTIEITGVGISPSTGLKKGVVVNIEATLQSVSAAIDAAEMMSGREVHSCWAGIGGNHIDGVNSRGVVAVTGRSRDEKQNREIGPEDINRVLEVARAMVFPMDRQILEVIPQTFIVDKQRGIKDPMNFIGVGLEAEVHIITCSANSAQNLIKCVNRAGFRVNDLVLQTLAAGRAVLTEEEKELGVALVDLGGGTTDVMVYCQGAPYSTISIPLGGSEITRDISAVKNISFENAEKAKIDTGCCIAEMLERDEDIIIEGMGGRPPMPIPKSQIAIIVRPRLAEIFRLVQDKLDSLSLPRPLGGGIVLTGGGAEFLGAVELATRIFKLPVRIGNPLSLGGLHEKYQSPIYATAVGLVLEGNIREGIKVPERGLDPKIPRKGGKSIFNKIGEWLKKELF, from the coding sequence TTGGCTAATGATGGATTAGTTGTGGGCCTTGATATAGGAACCACCAGCACCCGCGCCGTGATAGGCGAGCGGACCGAAAAGGGAACTATTGAAATTACCGGTGTTGGGATCAGCCCTTCCACGGGATTGAAAAAAGGTGTGGTGGTAAATATTGAGGCAACCCTTCAGTCGGTGTCCGCAGCTATTGATGCGGCTGAGATGATGAGCGGCCGGGAAGTACATTCCTGCTGGGCCGGCATTGGGGGGAACCATATCGACGGGGTAAATTCCCGGGGTGTGGTGGCGGTGACAGGCAGGAGCCGGGACGAAAAGCAAAACCGGGAAATAGGGCCTGAGGATATAAACCGGGTGCTTGAAGTTGCCCGGGCTATGGTTTTCCCCATGGATCGGCAAATACTGGAAGTGATACCCCAAACTTTTATTGTGGATAAGCAGCGGGGTATCAAGGATCCTATGAATTTTATCGGGGTAGGCCTGGAAGCAGAAGTGCATATCATTACCTGTTCCGCCAACAGCGCCCAGAACCTGATTAAGTGCGTTAACCGTGCAGGATTCCGGGTTAACGATCTGGTGCTGCAAACCCTGGCAGCGGGCCGGGCGGTTTTGACCGAAGAAGAAAAAGAATTGGGTGTAGCACTGGTTGATCTTGGGGGAGGCACCACGGACGTGATGGTTTACTGCCAGGGTGCTCCCTATTCAACCATTTCCATCCCCCTTGGGGGATCAGAAATTACCCGTGATATTTCAGCAGTGAAGAATATTTCTTTTGAAAATGCCGAGAAGGCTAAGATCGACACCGGATGTTGTATTGCAGAAATGCTGGAAAGGGATGAGGATATTATCATTGAGGGTATGGGCGGACGGCCTCCGATGCCTATTCCAAAATCTCAAATCGCAATAATAGTGCGGCCTCGGCTGGCGGAAATATTCCGTTTGGTCCAGGATAAGTTAGACAGTCTTTCTCTGCCCCGGCCGCTGGGCGGCGGGATTGTGCTTACCGGGGGGGGCGCAGAATTTTTGGGGGCCGTTGAACTGGCAACCCGGATATTCAAGTTGCCTGTACGGATCGGTAACCCCCTGTCCCTTGGGGGGCTTCATGAAAAGTACCAAAGTCCGATTTACGCTACCGCAGTGGGACTGGTTCTGGAAGGGAATATCCGGGAGGGCATTAAAGTTCCTGAACGGGGACTTGATCCTAAGATTCCCCGGAAAGGGGGGAAATCTATTTTTAATAAAATAGGTGAATGGTTGAAAAAAGAATTGTTCTAA
- the ftsZ gene encoding cell division protein FtsZ: MLNLEVHEETVMGPRPTIIKVIGAGGGGCNAVNRMIEHGLQQVHFIAANTDQQALNLNKAETKLPIGSKLTSGLGAGGNPDVGEKAAMEDRDSVANVLKGADMVFVTAGMGGGTGTGSAPVIAQVARENGALTVGVVTTPFTFEGQKKMQLAEEGINKMREAVDTLIIIPNEHLMGIIDKKTTMKEAFLKADDVLRQGVQGIADLITTPGDVNVDFADVKTAMLGQGDALMGIGTGTGDNRALDAASKAIDNPMLKDTTIAGAHHILVNISGGADISVFEVQDIVNYVREKADPDVLIKYGTAFTATHEDKIQVTVIATGFRGDNIKEAELPNAQEGTKPKDEDFLHFSEWEKVTNHSKQASKPRNGQDDFFDSSRKSNHEDYYNVPAIYRDREYLLQFEKGKSEKTGSDNREL; this comes from the coding sequence ATGTTGAATCTTGAGGTACATGAAGAGACAGTGATGGGGCCGAGGCCGACGATTATCAAGGTTATCGGTGCCGGAGGTGGCGGGTGCAATGCGGTGAACCGTATGATCGAACACGGTTTGCAGCAGGTACATTTTATCGCGGCCAATACGGATCAGCAGGCGCTGAACCTGAATAAGGCCGAGACAAAATTGCCCATTGGGTCCAAGCTCACCTCCGGCCTGGGAGCGGGGGGCAACCCTGATGTGGGGGAAAAAGCCGCCATGGAGGACAGGGATTCTGTGGCCAATGTCCTGAAAGGGGCGGACATGGTTTTTGTTACCGCCGGCATGGGTGGGGGCACCGGTACCGGATCAGCCCCGGTAATCGCCCAGGTTGCCCGGGAAAACGGGGCGCTCACGGTTGGTGTGGTAACCACACCCTTCACTTTTGAGGGTCAAAAAAAGATGCAGCTTGCCGAAGAGGGGATCAACAAGATGCGGGAAGCGGTGGATACCCTCATCATTATCCCTAATGAGCATCTCATGGGAATAATCGACAAGAAAACTACGATGAAGGAAGCCTTCCTCAAGGCCGATGATGTACTCCGTCAGGGAGTACAGGGCATTGCAGACCTTATCACCACTCCCGGGGATGTTAATGTTGACTTTGCGGATGTTAAAACCGCCATGCTCGGCCAGGGGGATGCCCTTATGGGTATAGGGACCGGGACCGGGGACAACCGTGCTCTGGATGCGGCTTCCAAGGCTATTGATAATCCCATGCTCAAGGATACTACCATTGCCGGAGCCCATCACATCCTGGTTAATATTTCCGGAGGTGCTGATATCTCGGTGTTTGAAGTTCAGGATATCGTTAATTATGTTAGAGAAAAAGCTGACCCCGATGTGTTGATCAAATACGGAACCGCCTTCACTGCTACCCATGAGGATAAGATCCAGGTAACGGTTATTGCCACAGGCTTCCGGGGAGATAATATCAAGGAAGCGGAACTCCCAAACGCCCAGGAAGGGACCAAGCCTAAGGATGAAGACTTTCTCCATTTTTCCGAATGGGAAAAGGTGACCAACCATTCCAAGCAGGCATCTAAGCCCCGTAACGGGCAGGATGATTTTTTTGATTCTTCCCGGAAGAGCAATCATGAAGACTATTACAATGTGCCGGCGATTTACCGGGACAGAGAGTATTTGCTTCAATTTGAGAAGGGGAAAAGCGAGAAAACCGGTTCAGATAACAGGGAACTCTAG
- the ftsW gene encoding putative lipid II flippase FtsW yields MMQTFNAEKTGFRPRSDHILIATIFLLTGVGLVTLYSASYAYGERFFKQGMYFVNRQLLYALVGVVAFFVASWVNLDSVRKLVVPIVAITALLCLFALLPGIGAKKNGAARWIKIGASGTFQPSELVKLTLPFYLAHIFSKKQDRINSLVSGILPPILITVLFFILIYLQNNFSTALFLAINALVIFYLSGIWYRYFIAAAVILTPLSAYLILSKAHRISRVISYFIPDWEPQGAGYQVHSSLLSIGSGGVLGKGLGQGTRKIASVPEIQSDFIFSSFSEEAGLVGVILFYALFIVFTVQGYRAALKADDMFRRLLGCGLVTVISSQALLNIAVVSGAVPATGVPLPFFSAGGSSLIVTLLIAGIIVNISRKREASHV; encoded by the coding sequence ATGATGCAAACCTTTAACGCCGAAAAGACGGGATTCCGGCCCCGTTCAGACCACATTTTAATCGCCACCATCTTTCTCTTGACCGGGGTAGGCCTGGTGACTCTCTATTCTGCGTCCTATGCCTACGGGGAACGCTTCTTTAAGCAAGGTATGTACTTTGTCAACCGGCAGCTTTTGTACGCCCTTGTGGGTGTAGTGGCTTTCTTTGTCGCATCCTGGGTAAACCTGGATTCTGTGCGAAAACTGGTGGTTCCCATAGTGGCGATCACCGCCCTGCTCTGCCTCTTTGCGCTGCTGCCCGGAATCGGGGCAAAAAAGAACGGCGCCGCCCGGTGGATAAAAATTGGGGCTTCCGGTACCTTCCAGCCCTCTGAGCTGGTTAAACTGACCCTGCCATTCTATCTGGCCCATATTTTCAGTAAGAAACAGGATCGCATAAATTCTCTGGTTTCAGGAATATTACCTCCTATTTTGATAACGGTACTGTTTTTCATTTTAATTTATCTTCAGAATAATTTTTCAACTGCCTTATTTCTTGCTATTAATGCGCTGGTTATATTTTATCTTTCCGGGATATGGTATCGCTATTTTATTGCCGCCGCAGTAATTTTGACGCCCTTGTCAGCTTATCTGATACTTTCTAAGGCGCACCGGATCAGCCGGGTGATAAGTTATTTTATCCCCGACTGGGAACCCCAGGGCGCAGGGTACCAGGTTCACTCTTCCCTGCTTTCCATAGGCTCAGGAGGGGTTTTAGGCAAGGGCTTGGGGCAAGGCACCAGAAAAATTGCCAGTGTCCCTGAAATACAGTCGGATTTTATTTTCTCTTCATTTTCGGAAGAGGCGGGCTTGGTCGGGGTTATCCTGTTTTATGCCCTGTTTATTGTATTTACCGTCCAGGGCTACCGGGCGGCTTTGAAGGCCGATGATATGTTCCGACGCCTTTTGGGCTGCGGCCTGGTTACCGTTATCAGTTCCCAGGCGCTGCTCAATATTGCTGTGGTTTCCGGGGCTGTGCCCGCCACAGGGGTTCCCCTGCCGTTCTTTTCAGCAGGCGGTTCTTCGCTGATAGTAACCTTGCTGATTGCAGGGATCATTGTCAATATTTCCCGAAAAAGGGAGGCCAGCCATGTCTGA
- the mraY gene encoding phospho-N-acetylmuramoyl-pentapeptide-transferase yields MFLEFIYPLVKYFTPLNVFQYLTFRGAYAALTTLLLSFVFGPHLILALKKLKIGQPIRDDGPATHLKKDGTPTMGGVIIIFSTLISVLLWMDLDNGKVWLTLGAFIAFGIIGFADDIIKVRRHNSDGLPVWAKLVGQFAVAITVTLILYNSGEEGITDLYVPFFKNPVVDMGVWWIPFAVLLLVGESNAVNLSDGLDGLASGLLILVCIALAILTYISGRSDYSSYLGIPYILGGGELTVFCFALVGSCIGFLWHNAHPAEVFMGDVGSLSMGGVIATISLIIKKEILVLIIGGVFVLEAASVIIQVLIFKLRKKRVFKMAPLHHHFEKSGWAETKVVIRFWILGGLFIIIALSTLKIQ; encoded by the coding sequence ATGTTTTTGGAATTTATCTATCCCTTGGTTAAATACTTTACCCCCCTTAACGTGTTTCAGTACCTCACCTTCCGGGGCGCCTATGCCGCCCTGACTACCCTGCTTCTGTCCTTTGTGTTCGGGCCTCATCTTATTCTGGCCCTGAAGAAACTTAAGATAGGCCAGCCCATACGGGATGATGGCCCGGCTACCCATTTGAAGAAGGACGGGACCCCCACCATGGGCGGGGTGATCATCATCTTTTCTACGCTCATTTCAGTTTTGCTGTGGATGGATCTGGATAACGGAAAGGTTTGGCTTACCCTGGGCGCCTTTATCGCCTTCGGGATAATCGGGTTTGCGGATGATATCATCAAGGTACGGCGACATAACTCCGACGGGCTTCCTGTCTGGGCAAAGCTGGTAGGCCAGTTCGCGGTAGCCATAACGGTTACACTGATACTGTACAATTCAGGAGAAGAGGGTATCACGGATCTGTACGTGCCCTTCTTTAAAAACCCGGTGGTGGATATGGGAGTTTGGTGGATACCATTCGCAGTATTGCTGCTGGTAGGAGAATCTAACGCAGTAAACCTATCTGACGGCCTAGATGGACTTGCTTCGGGGCTGTTAATTTTAGTGTGTATTGCTTTGGCTATCCTGACCTACATTTCCGGTCGGTCGGATTATTCCTCCTACCTGGGGATACCCTATATTCTCGGGGGCGGTGAGCTTACGGTGTTCTGCTTTGCCCTGGTAGGGTCCTGCATAGGTTTTCTGTGGCATAATGCCCACCCGGCGGAAGTTTTTATGGGCGATGTGGGAAGCCTCTCCATGGGAGGGGTTATTGCCACAATTTCCCTGATTATTAAAAAAGAGATACTTGTTCTGATTATAGGCGGAGTATTTGTGCTGGAAGCGGCATCGGTGATTATCCAGGTGCTCATTTTTAAATTGCGGAAGAAGCGGGTCTTTAAAATGGCGCCCCTTCATCACCATTTCGAGAAATCAGGATGGGCGGAGACCAAGGTGGTCATCCGGTTCTGGATCCTCGGGGGCCTGTTTATCATAATAGCCCTGTCAACACTGAAGATACAATGA
- a CDS encoding cell division protein FtsL, whose protein sequence is MRRFVSLYVFVLTLPLFLAGSVWQARRYTALQRDVRRLEVVQEEWIESNKRLIAGIGLLSSAERIEHIAIEELGLMKKQPEDVLQVRIEAGRGRTDG, encoded by the coding sequence ATGAGGCGGTTTGTATCACTGTATGTATTTGTCCTGACCCTTCCCCTGTTCCTGGCAGGATCAGTTTGGCAAGCCCGCCGTTACACAGCTCTTCAGCGGGATGTGCGCCGGCTTGAGGTGGTACAGGAAGAATGGATTGAGAGCAATAAGCGGCTTATTGCAGGAATAGGATTGCTGTCCTCTGCGGAGCGGATAGAACATATCGCCATTGAAGAACTGGGGCTTATGAAAAAGCAGCCCGAAGATGTATTACAGGTCCGGATTGAGGCCGGCCGCGGGAGGACCGATGGCTGA
- the rsmH gene encoding 16S rRNA (cytosine(1402)-N(4))-methyltransferase RsmH, with protein MTAVHVPVLLEETILYLAPRSDGELMVDATQGEGGHSYAFLSRFPTLRVVGIDADKAIQEKARERLQEFEDRITFYNGWSHDYFAALGAVEKPDTILIDLGVSMYHYEESGRGFSFRKDEPLDMRIDISSGDTAADLIARLPEKELADLIYNNAEERYSRRIARAIVETRSQGAITGSAALAEIVSRAVPAEYRRGRAHPATKTFQALRIAVNGELGRLLELLESALNSLKVGGRMGVISFHSLEDRKVKNFFREKNKECTCPPETPICRCTGHRFVNLLTRKAVAPDQEEARKNPASRSAKLRVVEKIFNEDGQP; from the coding sequence ATGACTGCGGTCCATGTTCCGGTTTTACTGGAAGAGACAATCTTATACCTCGCCCCCCGTTCCGATGGGGAACTGATGGTGGATGCCACCCAGGGTGAAGGCGGGCATAGCTATGCCTTCCTGTCCCGGTTCCCCACCCTCAGGGTTGTGGGGATAGACGCGGATAAGGCTATTCAGGAAAAAGCCCGGGAGCGACTTCAGGAATTCGAGGATCGAATTACTTTCTATAACGGCTGGTCCCATGATTATTTCGCCGCCCTGGGGGCTGTTGAAAAGCCCGATACCATCCTCATTGATCTTGGGGTGAGTATGTACCATTACGAGGAATCCGGCCGGGGCTTCAGTTTCAGGAAAGATGAACCCCTGGATATGCGTATCGATATCAGTAGCGGGGATACCGCTGCGGACCTGATTGCCCGGCTTCCTGAAAAGGAACTGGCGGACCTGATCTACAATAATGCGGAAGAACGGTATTCCCGGCGTATAGCCCGGGCAATCGTGGAAACCCGGTCCCAAGGAGCCATCACAGGTTCCGCGGCACTGGCGGAGATTGTAAGCCGGGCTGTCCCGGCGGAATACCGCCGGGGGAGGGCTCATCCGGCTACCAAGACCTTCCAGGCCCTGAGGATCGCGGTGAACGGGGAATTGGGTCGGCTGCTGGAATTGCTGGAGTCCGCCCTGAATTCCCTGAAAGTAGGGGGGCGAATGGGAGTTATCAGTTTCCACTCCCTGGAGGACCGGAAGGTAAAAAATTTCTTCCGGGAAAAGAACAAGGAGTGTACCTGCCCTCCTGAAACGCCGATATGTAGATGTACGGGACACCGCTTTGTCAATCTTCTGACCCGGAAGGCTGTTGCCCCGGATCAGGAAGAAGCCCGAAAAAATCCAGCTTCCCGGAGCGCCAAGCTGCGGGTTGTGGAAAAAATATTTAATGAGGATGGACAGCCATGA